The following are from one region of the Cloacibacterium sp. TD35 genome:
- a CDS encoding barstar family protein, translating to MMEVYIDFLEIGDYEDFYTQLKEKLPLPEHFGDNLDALFDVITGELETPLHLEFVNMSVEQLEIFEDLLTTLEDAEDEVEDFSFAYYLEQYEDEES from the coding sequence ATTATGGAAGTATATATAGATTTTTTAGAAATTGGTGATTATGAGGATTTTTATACTCAACTGAAAGAAAAATTACCTTTACCAGAGCATTTTGGGGATAATCTCGATGCGCTTTTTGATGTGATTACAGGCGAATTAGAAACGCCACTTCATCTAGAGTTTGTCAATATGAGTGTAGAGCAATTAGAAATTTTCGAAGATTTATTGACCACTTTAGAAGATGCCGAAGATGAGGTAGAAGATTTTAGTTTTGCTTATTATCTGGAGCAATATGAAGATGAGGAGTCTTAA
- a CDS encoding ribonuclease domain-containing protein yields MDNKKSLFYIIIAFALGMLLMYLFNNYKIEKKNNTKNTEISYQKSDNQNHNNSYSYENSSRNNINELTNDELVVKYLKQHGELPDYYITKSEAKSMGWVPSRGNLCEVAPGKAIGGDIWTNRQKSLPTKSGRKYYEADLNYNCGNRNADRVVFSNDGLVFVTFDHYRSFEEK; encoded by the coding sequence ATGGATAATAAAAAGTCACTTTTTTATATAATTATTGCATTTGCACTTGGAATGCTTCTAATGTACCTTTTCAATAATTATAAAATTGAGAAGAAAAACAATACAAAAAATACAGAAATTTCTTACCAAAAATCTGACAATCAGAATCACAACAATTCTTATTCTTATGAAAATTCTTCAAGAAATAATATTAATGAATTAACCAATGATGAATTGGTGGTAAAATATCTGAAACAACACGGAGAATTACCCGATTATTATATCACAAAATCCGAAGCAAAATCTATGGGTTGGGTTCCAAGCAGAGGAAATCTTTGCGAAGTTGCTCCCGGAAAAGCTATTGGTGGTGATATTTGGACAAACCGACAAAAATCTCTCCCAACAAAATCTGGACGAAAATATTACGAAGCAGATCTTAATTATAATTGTGGCAATAGAAATGCAGATAGAGTAGTTTTTTCTAATGATGGGTTGGTTTTCGTGACGTTTGATCATTACAGAAGTTTCGAGGAAAAATAA